The Nicotiana tabacum cultivar K326 chromosome 1, ASM71507v2, whole genome shotgun sequence genome segment CTATTTAgtagaaaaaaatatattatatatcaaactatagtattttttatttgttgGGGGATTTTGCAGATAAGTTGACAACAGATGCAGCTCTAGACCCAGCTGGTTTAGTAGCAGTTGCGGTGGCTCATGCATTTGCATTGTTTGTTGGAGTTTCAATGGCAGCCAATATCTCAGGTGGCCATTTGAATCCAGCTGTCACCTTTGGATTGGCTGTTGGTGGCAATATAACTATCTTGACTGGTTTCTTCTACTGGATTGCCCAATTGCTTGGCTCTACAGTTGCTTGCCTTCTCCTCAAATTTGTTACTGGCGGATTGGTATGTATTATGTGGAGAATTAGGGGTTGTTCAATTTAACCCAACTAACCGCccatccaaccacttaaattaaaaatagtcgaCAAAtgtataatccatatataatatttgtataaCCGTATATAATcgatgtataatttatgtatacttactagaaaaaataaacattaAATCTGACTTTGACTATTTGAGCAACAGGGCTAATTTATAAGGGGGAAGTACACAAATAGCTAATCTTAGGATTGCTACTTAGGTATTAGCCAATACTTATTTTGTCATGAAAATTTGAACCAAAAATCTCAAATTCAGGACAATTTAGGATCTTTTTGTTCTGAAAAAATTAAACTGAAAACTGAAATTTAGGATACATaggctaattcctaaataacagCTCCTTAAAgtggctacctggtgtcatttctaaCTTAATGGGCCTCAAATATTGGGCTTTTGCAGGCTGTTCCTACCCATGGAGTTGCTGCTGGGCTCACTGGATTTGAGGGAGTGGTAATGGAGATAGTCATTACCTTTGCACTTGTCTACACTGTTTATGCTACAGCAGCAGACCCCCAAAAGGGTTCCCTTGGAACAATTGCACCAATTGCAATTGGGTTCATTGTTGGAGCTAATATCTTGGCTGCTGGCCCATTTAGTGGTGGGTCAATGAACCCGGCTCGATCTTTTGGGCCTGCTGTGGTTTCTGGAGATTTCTCTCAAAACTGGATCTATTGGGTCGGCCCACTTATTGGTGGAGGATTAGCTGGGCTTATTTATGGTGATGTGTTTATTGGATCACATGATCCACTTCCAGTCTCTGAAGACTATGCTTAGAGATCGTTCTCGGGCTAACACATTGACCGACCattcaaaaataattacattttTTAGTCAagtatacaaaaaatatgtattaaaaatatatattttatcagCTATTATTTTTGGAAGCGGCTATATTGTGTAGTTTTCCCTCTTGTCATTTGTGTTTTTCAAATGTAACATTTAATTTTTTGTGAGCTTTGTAATTTCTGCTCTGCAACAACTTGTACttcattttatttaagaaaatgtGGATATTTCCTTTTGTAATATTTTGCAATTATTATTTTTCCTATATTCAAAGTCACCTTGAAATTTGGCAATTTAATCAAACTAAgacacataaattaaaatagaaGGAGTATCATGCATTTGTACGTTAAACGTAATAAAATCAATGCCCTAATCTTTTCAAGACTTTTTAGAACTTTAACCATAAAAGAAGagtggattttttttctttttgccgCGTGATGAGAAAGTTAATCAAAAGGCATCTTTTTCATAAGAGTGTGCAAAAAGCAATATCTCAACTCTTTTTATTCAATCCTTGAGGGTTGGCTTTTTAAACATTGCAATTACCTTTCTACTTTGTAATGGATCAAATTTGCAATGGATGTAAAAGT includes the following:
- the LOC107802889 gene encoding putative aquaporin TIP-type RB7-18C yields the protein MAKIAFGNYNDSVSAASIKAYLAEFIATLLFVFAGVGSAISYNKLTTDAALDPAGLVAVAVAHAFALFVGVSMAANISGGHLNPAVTFGLAVGGNITILTGFFYWIAQLLGSTVACLLLKFVTGGLAVPTHGVAAGLTGFEGVVMEIVITFALVYTVYATAADPQKGSLGTIAPIAIGFIVGANILAAGPFSGGSMNPARSFGPAVVSGDFSQNWIYWVGPLIGGGLAGLIYGDVFIGSHDPLPVSEDYA